In one Pseudoliparis swirei isolate HS2019 ecotype Mariana Trench chromosome 23, NWPU_hadal_v1, whole genome shotgun sequence genomic region, the following are encoded:
- the dctn5 gene encoding dynactin subunit 5, producing MELSEILYNKAEYIETASGNKVSRQSVLCGSQNIVLNGKTIVMNDCIIRGDLANVRVGRHCVVKSRSVIRPPFKKFSKGVAFFPLHIGDHVFIEEDCVVNAAQIGSYVHIGKNCVIGRRCVLKDCCKILDNTVLPPETVVPPFTVFSGCPGLFSGELPECTQDLMIDVTKSYYQKFLPLSQI from the exons ATGGAGTTGTCTGAAATACTCTACAACAAAGCAGAGTACATTGAAACG GCTTCCGGTAACAAAGTGAGCAGACAGTCTGTGCTGTGTGGGAGTCAAAACATCGTCCTCAATGGCAAA acTATTGTCATGAACGACTGCATCATCAGGGGAGACCTGGCTAACGTCAGGGTGGGCCGACACTGTGTGGTGAAGAGCAGGAGCGTCATTCGACCACCATTCAAAAAGTTCAGCAAAGG gGTGGCGTTCTTCCCGCTTCACATCGGAGACCACGTCTTCATCGAGGAGGACTGCGTGGTCAACGCAGCACAGATAGGCTCCTACGTCCACATCGGCAAGAACTGTGTCATA GGTCGTCgctgtgtgctgaaggactgctgCAAGATCTTAGACAACACGGTGCTCCCTCCGGAGACCGTGGTGCCGCCTTTTACCGTCTTCTCCGGATGCCCAG gtttaTTTTCAGGCGAGCTCCCAGAGTGCACGCAGGACCTCATGATCGATGTAACCAAGAGTTATTACCAGAAGTTCCTGCCGCTCAGCCAGATCTAA
- the LOC130188315 gene encoding acyl carrier protein, mitochondrial-like has product MAARVLQQCVRTLARPSLRLSAANLAAPSAAPSAAPHRPVSFAADSRRTRWLGLSPVPSVGVLCRQYSDLPPLTLETIKDRVLYVLKLYDKINPENLQTTSHFMKDLGLDSLDQVEIIMAMEDEFGFEIPDGEAEKLMTPEEIVQYIADKKDVYE; this is encoded by the exons aTGGCGGCTCGTGTCTTGCAGCAGTGCGTCCGCACGCTCGCCCGGCCCTCGCTGAGGCTCTCCGCCGCCAACCTGGCGGCCCCGTCGGCGGCCCCGTCGGCGGCCCCGCACCGACCCGTCTCCTTCGCTGCGGACAGCCGGAGGACGCGGTGGCTCGGACTCAGCCCG gtcCCCTCGGTGGGCGTGTTGTGCCGACAGTACAGTGACCTGCCCCCCCTCACCCTGGAAACCATCAAAGACCGCGTCCTGTACGTCCTCAAGCTCTACGACAAGATCAACCCCGAGAAC CTGCAGACGACGTCCCACTTCATGAAAGACCTGGGTCTGGACAGTTTGGACCAGGTGGAGATCATCATGGCCATGGAGGACGAGTTCG GCTTCGAGATCCCAGACGGAGAGGCCGAGAAGTTGATGACCCCCGAGGAGATCGTACAATACATCGCAGACAAGAAGGACGTTTATGAATAA